The nucleotide window CGATGGACGCGCGCATGGCTTCGACAAGATCGCCATGGGTGAGCACGACTTTATCGCCGGTGATTAAATCCGTAGCCACAATGCGCAGCGGCACGCGCAGGCAATTGAAATCATTCTCATGGAACGGCGCCTTGAGCAGCAGGTCGGTCAGGGCATCCGACAGTTTCTGACCAGGCGCCAGCGCTTCGGGCAGTACCACTTTCCAACCGTCAAGGCGCAGCTGCAAAATGGCGCGATGACGTTTTTGTTTTTCTGCGAGAAATTGAAAGGCACGATTGGGCGCATCGCTCCAGATTTCTTTCCAGTTTATGGCTTGGAACTGGTCCCAGATTTCATCCGCGGAATAGCCGGAGGCATAGAGTCCGCCGACGATGGAGCCGATGCTGGTTCCACAGAGAAGATCAATGGGAATGCGATGGTCTTCTAAACATTTCAGAACGCCGATATGCGCCACACCGCGCAAGCCGCCGCCGCTCAACGCCAGACCGATCTTGGGTCTGGCGATTTGACCGGCCGGAACCGGGAACAGGGGCGCCCGGGCCGGCGTCCAACGGAGATCGACTCGATAGAGAATGTGGTCCGGCTCAGCCGGACTCTGCGGTGCGATGATCAGAGCGGCGGGAAAACAGATGAGCAAGATCCGTCGGATGTGTCGGCCTGCAGACATAATCCCTCGAAAGAAAAATCAAATTTAGACAAGCAGGATGCGAAAAGCAACAGGAAAAACAGCGGCAAAAAAGGTTGCTTCCCTGGAGTGGGTTTCGTACTTTTAGCAAATGAGAGCATCCACACAGGGAACTACTTATCCGTTGGTTCTGGCGGCGTTGTTCACCACCATGACAGCCGCCGGAGCGTGGATACAAATACCGGGACCGGTTGTACCCATCACCGCACAAACGCTTTTTACCTATTTGGCCGGTGCGTTGTTGAGCCGGCGGCAAGCGTTTCTCAGCCAGGCGGCTTATCTGTTGCTGGGATTAGCCGGTGCGCCGGTTTTCGCCCTGGGCGGCGGATTGGCTTATCTGATGCAGCCGTCGTTCGGCTATCTATTGGCGCTGCCGTTTGCCGCCCTGGCCATCGCCCAGATTGAACACCGTAAGCGTGCGAAAACGTTTCAAAGCCGGATGATCTCTCTATCGTTGGGGAGCGTGTGCGTTTTTTCTCTGAGCGCCGTTTGGTTGTTTCTCTATTTTGGTTGCGTGATGAAAACGCCCGCTGCCCTGCGAACACTGGCAACTCTATGGGTGTTGCCTTTTATACCCGGCGAGGCGATCAAGATCGTAGCCGCGGCGTTTATCTCGATCACGTTGGAAAAGCGGATGAAAGAAAAGGTGGTATAATGCGAATGGTTATCGGTGTGGACGGCGGTGGCACCAAAACCGTGGGCGTTCTGGTGGACAGCGAGGGTCATGTGCTGGCGCGGGCTGTGACAGAATCCTCCAACTTTCAAGTGGTAGGAGGAGATGCTCTGGGCCGCGTGATCAGTGACCTGGTAAACCAGCTGCTCACGAATGCAGGACAACGCCAGCCGGTTGTCCATCTTTACGCTGGGCTTGCCGGCGCGGGAAGGCCGGCGGACCGTCAGACTATTATCACGGTGCTGGAATCCAAAAAGTTGGCAAAAAAAATAACGGTGGATACCGATGCGGCCGCTGCGTTGGCC belongs to bacterium and includes:
- a CDS encoding biotin transporter BioY; its protein translation is MRASTQGTTYPLVLAALFTTMTAAGAWIQIPGPVVPITAQTLFTYLAGALLSRRQAFLSQAAYLLLGLAGAPVFALGGGLAYLMQPSFGYLLALPFAALAIAQIEHRKRAKTFQSRMISLSLGSVCVFSLSAVWLFLYFGCVMKTPAALRTLATLWVLPFIPGEAIKIVAAAFISITLEKRMKEKVV